Proteins encoded within one genomic window of Bemisia tabaci chromosome 2, PGI_BMITA_v3:
- the LOC109039994 gene encoding uncharacterized protein has product MFVKIVLISALAAVSHAVTPAYVASPYAYGVGPTAAPIVAAPVAASYSYPVAYTAPKVVAPAPAYSYAPAVAYSAAVPAVKTYAPAVSYAAAAPAVSYAAVAPAVKTYVPVAHEEIDPNPSYTFSYGVSDPHTGDQKSASESLVNGVVEGHYSLTEPDGSVRTVKYVADKINGFNAVVEKTHAKVAVVKPVVPSYQVHAPVVAHAPVVAHAPVVAHAPVVSYASPYSYLKKRATPVSS; this is encoded by the exons ATGTTCGTGAAG ATAGTCCTGATCTCAGCCCTGGCGGCCGTCTCGCACGCCGTCACGCCTGCCTACGTCGCCTCCCCTTACGCCTACGGCGTAGGCCCCACGGCTGCGCCCATCGTAGCCGCCCCCGTAGCCGCCAGCTACTCCTACCCGGTCGCCTACACCGCACCCAAGGTcgtcgcccccgcccccgcctacTCCTACGCCCCCGCAGTCGCCTACTCCGCCGCCGTCCCCGCCGTCAAGACATACGCCCCCGCAGTCTCCTACGCTGCTGCCGCCCCTGCAGTCTCTTACGCCGCTGTCGCCCCCGCAGTCAAGACCTACGTCCCGGTAGCCCACGAGGAGATCGACCCGAACCCATCCTACACGTTCAGCTACGGCGTGTCGGACCCCCACACCGGCGACCAAAAATCCGCCTCCGAGTCCTTGGTCAACGGCGTCGTCGAGGGACACTACAGTCTGACGGAACCCGACGGCTCGGTGAGGACTGTCAAGTACGTAGCCGACAAGATCAACGGATTCAACGCTGTCGTCGAGAAGACCCACGCTAAGGTGGCCGTCGTCAAGCCAGTGGTGCCGTCCTACCAAGTCCACGCCCCTGTCGTAGCCCACGCCCCCGTCGTAGCCCACGCACCAGTTGTAGCCCACGCCCCCGTTGTGAGCTACGCTTCGCCTTACTCGTATCTGAAGAAACGGGCCACCCCAGTCAGCTCTTAG
- the LOC109040136 gene encoding cuticle protein 19, with product MAIKLLLIATVVAVASAQVVYPGYSGYPGVLPAYHPPGAYPPVAPVAPVAPVAKVDPYHDPNPSYSFAYDVNDVTTGDSKNQQETRQGDVVTGSYSLTEPDGSRRTVEYTADPVNGFNAVVHKTPVGAPIAPVGAPVAPVAPKVVAPVPALPGYPYAPRYVAPAPYAPYAPYAPPYYG from the exons ATGGCCATCAAG CTCCTACTTATTGCAACCGTGGTCGCTGTCGCCTCCGCCCAAGTGGTCTACCCCGGCTACTCCGGCTACCCAGGCGTGCTGCCCGCCTACCACCCTCCCGGCGCCTACCCGCCAGTAGCCCCCGTAGCCCCTGTCGCCCCAGTCGCCAAGGTGGACCCATACCACGACCCGAACCCCTCGTACAGCTTCGCCTACGATGTGAATGACGTCACGACGGGAGATTCGAAGAACCAACAGGAAACGCGGCAAGGAGATGTCGTCACTGGAAGCTACAGTCTCACCGAGCCTGACGGCAGCAGAAGGACAGTCGAGTACACGGCTGACCCGGTCAACGGATTCAACGCTGTAGTTCATAAAACGCCCGTCGGCGCCCCCATCGCCCCTGTTGGCGCCCCTGTCGCCCCTGTGGCGCCCAAGGTAGTCGCTCCCGTACCTGCACTCCCTGGTTACCCCTACGCCCCCAGGTACGTTGCCCCCGCGCCTTACGCCCCATACGCCCCCTACGCCCCACCTTACTATGGTTAG